The window AAGTTTGATTATATTGGTAGTACTTGGTACTTTACTACTACCAATTACTTTGGTAATGAGCCAAGTAACAACATTAACTTATGTTGTAAGAGTCAAAAATGTGAACAGGCTCagacaaaagaagaacaaacacTACAGGAGAtgaacacactcacatgcaaatCATAAGCTCAAGTAAACCAAACTCAAAAATGATCACACAGTCAAAACAACACTTTTCTGACATTATAAGCTGCCCAAAGGTAATGTTTGTTGTATTGTACACCTGTTTTACTTGGAAAATTCTGATACAGATATTGTGTAGATGTTCAATGATGCAATTTATTCCTTATATATGTACATAAGAAACAATATTTTGGGACATTTTAAGCCtaaatttattttgatttgcagGGATCAGTGATGGAGATCATAATGCAAAGAGTTGTGTTTTGCcaacaatttaataataaaatatcagaCATCACAAGCTGAATAGATGCAACGATAACAAAGTCATCTGTACAGTGTTTGGTGTCAGTTAAATAatgtgacaataaaaatatatattactatGTACATTACTGTTCTTCTTCATTACTGAAATCTGTACAACTTGTTCAGACATGTTTACAGTGCATGCAACAAGGTCACTGAATGTTAACAACTAAGTCCTTGTTACTCTTCACTCACAAAGAACTTTAGAAAATAACAGTGGTATATCTACCTCAGTAATACATCATGTATACAAGGCAGCaggggaagaaggaggaggagaagaagtaTAATATaagtaaatgaaaaacagcTGTATGCTCAAACTAACAGCAATTTGTCCTCTCCTGTGTCCTGCTTttccccaaacacacaccacagcgGACAGAAGGCAGCTGCAGTAAAATGCCACTGTAAAACCAGGAGGTTGGATCTAATTGGTCCATTTCAAACCCCAGCCCGTTTGTATGTGGTCTCTATAGCATTTATGCAGATGCCAGTCACATGGCTGGGCAGCAGAGTgcttaaaagtaaaagttaacAACCACCAACTTCTATGCAAGCGCCATAAATCTAGTCTAGCCTTGAGGTGAACCCTGCATGAACCCACTTCCCCTTCAACTTGGTGTAAGAGTTTCTGGACAGGTCTTTTGAAGCTCACGCTGAGTTCATTTAGGCACAATTCTCCCACCAGAACCGTTGCTCTAAGGAGTTGCTGTCTGAATCTTAATTGCCCCCTCTAGTCCTGCTCCAACTCTGCTTTGGTCTTCTTTCCTGCCCTGCTAAGGAATCACTTGAAGGCACAGGAGAATTTGCTTTAATCCTGATCTCCGTTAGTGTACCACCTGAGTCATATTCTGTGTCCCAGTGTCTTTGTCATCAATGGAGCTTATACCACAGAGAGTGATGCCAGCCATGGTAAGGAACATTCCCGCTACATCCCCTGCAGAGAGTTAGGTGTGTGGGGGAAgatatgaaagaaaatgaaagttaaaaaaagcaCACCCTAAAAGACAGAACACAACCAGTACAGTGTTTTTGAAAGGAGACGAGAAAGGCACAGGAGGGAATTAAATGCTCCATAATGCCTTGGCATGCCAGTAAAGTAATGTCTTGCTTATGTAACATTGCTGAATCGTTCCCTGAAATCTCTGAATGTGTGCCAGTAGTCTAATGTTTGATCCTGAAGCTTGTAGCATCCTCGATTTGTCCTTGTGGGTATCACTTGCTGTGCCGCTGCTCTGGTACTGAAAAGCAAGCTAATGTATGTGCATCACGAAAATGAGTCACTTACGTTTGCCTCCAAACTCTTCACCCAGTAACTTGCCAGTGAGCAGAGTGCAAAGAAAGGTGAGAGAGTTGGCCACAGGAACAGCAAGCGATAACTCTGGATAAGAAAAGTGGGGAAAATTGGATATAGTATTTGCTaacaaatgaacataaaaacctgTGTGTCCTGCTATGCACAGATGATGCCAATCTctgcacaaaatggaaaatgacCAGAAGAGTAAGTTGTGCTCTTAATGAAGAATAATTTGTTTACATATAACCCAGTTCCAACGAGACCCATGTTTGTAAATCGATAGTTCACCTGCaccataggcctttttcacattttgacatgttatagcaggaaaagcacagatgaaaATCATACAATTGTAATGATGGCTGAGTTCCATTTAGTGGCTTCAATTTCAGGTATTggcattgtgcatgctggctcactgtcacactgtcatgaatTACTGGGACACATGAATACCACAGAGCCAatattactgttactgttattcGTAACGCCTAATAACAGTAACGTTTCTACCATGACAAatcatgtctgctgtgaaacagGCCTACTGCACAAATAAGGTGTGGTGCAGAGTGGTTCCCTCCTGCTTTCTCCCACAATGAAAGTTATGCAGCATGTAGAGTTAACATTTTAGTACtagtttataaaaatgttcataaGTTTATCTCATAAAGAGCAGCTATTCTAAAATGCATCTGTCTCTTTAAAAAGTATCAATAAAATGTGTGACTTCTGGGTGGGCAAGCAGCACATACACCTGAGCATATGGGCTGAGTGACAGAGCCTTGtcccagcagacattttggtttggcatagcaggaaaagcacaggtgtaaataataacattaatgatggctgcattgCATTTATGTTGGCCACTTCCAGGCCTCTAGGATTATGCCTGCTGGCACACTTAATGTAACTACTGAGCTATCATTAATGTTGTTAGCTACACCTGTGCTCTGCATGCATTGATGAGTTAAAATAGCAGCTGTGAAAAGGTCTATTAACTTGTGTTACAACTGAACTCATTCTTCCCTGTAGAGGCTACCATCAGACAGTGACGATGTTGATTTCGAagtgtgtgtctcacctgtgGTGGAAAGTGTATAATAATAGACCAAAGAGCCACTCTGGTTCAGAAGAAATGGCACCAGGTACTGGGCAGAAACATAAGGAAGGAGGATCAATTGAAACCAATTGTAAGGAAAGGTAATAACTTCAAACATCCACACTGGCAAACAAGAACGAATCTCAGGATTTACCTTGAGGTTTAGGAAAAGAAACTTGACCTCAGCCAATAGCTGTGAGACTCTGTTGgtctttgtcacattttctatTCCCGTTGTGCCTCTCTTCAGGAAAGGGTTAGTGCAGCCCCACAGTACTGACACCAGCAGCAGACTCAGTAGCTCCACTGCAACACAGGACAATCACCTCATATTCTACTTATATATGCTGCTAATATTGTTATACAATCCATCTGTTTAACAATGACCAAGACCCGACAAAAACAAGGCAAACAGCAGAATAGTGCAGGTAGCACCTGAGCTATAAATACCGGTTGTTGCCGCTGATCATTTTTAGCTAGCTTACTTCCTTAGCATTAGCTCTATGATATTAGTTATATTTGGGTTGCTTCTGTGTTATTCgtgctaaatatgaagcagaTACTTAAGAATATATATTCGACCTCAAAATACAAAAGCAATCTTTAAAATATTGTCGTGATTTGAGAGGATAAATTAGCCACTTACCTACGGTCACCATCGTAATGTAAATAGTAACTGTGAAGTCGCGTTCAAGACTCTTCTTCAGCTCAGTTACTAGTGAACATTATTTAAATGGCCAGATTAATAAACACTTTCAAAcctatttattcattaaagttatccCAGGacttaaaatgaattaaaacgAAATCCAAGCACCGAACGATCTTTTGGACGACAGTCTCACTTGTAAACTGCAGGGTTTTGCAACCTTTCTTGCCATCTTGAATGCAGCTCCGGGTTTTTTCCAATGTTATGGTATCAAAGGGTACCAGCTGAGGGCGCAATAACTTGTTCAAAAATAACTCAACAATACCGTATTTAGGATTCTGCAACATTCACCTCactcttttgttttcttgtttcatttgCTCACTCTAAGCCTCTGAGGTTTCATATGACTTTAAACTTCCTTTCAACTTCATATTATTTCATCCTCTGTACAAATGACAGACAGGTCAGCCGCAATTAgaaatattactttttatttaaagaaccacaaacatacaaatacagggagcaacaaaaataaagtgcaaAATCCTTTGGTGTCAAACTAAAAAGAAtttacatcagcatgttaggcTGATACCCAGATGTTTCACAAAATATCTCTGTGGTCTCTTTGttatacaacatttaaaaaaactgacagaCATTTTCTAGATTTCTTAAAAACTAATCTGAGTGAATCTGTGACCAGAAGACAAAGACAGTATAATGCAAGGTTAACCAGATTTAAGGAATAGGGTGAGTACTAACTGACACTAAATGGGACAACTGACTGAATCATCCCAATGCCCTAGCTCCCAACTTGATGCAATTCTGTAAACATGAACCCCCTTACTACcacatacagaaaaaataaagagtaaTCAGAGAATCGATTACTCCATCTCAAACACAATATGTCCTGAGAACACTTTTTTACAGGCGCTACTGGCAAAATGGGACACCTTAtattttgatgtaaaaaaaaaaaagagagagaaattgaagagtttaaataatttcaacattttaatgtcttcaaataatgaaaatacaacaacacaatTAAGATACGTATGTGAAATATTAAGTTTAAGTTGTAAGTGTTTtaggttatttatttattattttaaaaatatttatatatttagtatCTATCAAAATACATGATAGGAGAACAAGTAAAGTAGCTAGGAATAGCTAGCTAGAGCTTATATTGGTGTGGTAATATTTTCTAAGTAGACTAGCTAAAGCACAGCTATGCTAGCTCTTCTTAACTTAGTTCCAGCAAGTTAGCTGATAACTTATTTAAGAGAAATTATATTTGATCCAGTTTAGAAAATTGATTTCTCTCAAGACAGCATGTATTTCGTGatcctgaaaaacattttttcctgtCAAAATGACTAATAGCAGTGACACATTTTGACAGTAAGCAACTGGCCAAATGCGACACcatcaaaatgtacatttttcaaaaggGTGAAAGGAGTATAGAATTGATTCATAGTAATTTTGATACACAATTACAtcccattaaaaatgtattggaaTAAAATAgtgagtatttgtttttaaattttttagaAACTTAACCATTACCAAACCATTTTTGTATCAATATTCTGTCATTTCACTTTCCATTGTGATTTTGGAATCACTGT is drawn from Siniperca chuatsi isolate FFG_IHB_CAS linkage group LG15, ASM2008510v1, whole genome shotgun sequence and contains these coding sequences:
- the tmem234 gene encoding transmembrane protein 234, coding for MVTVVELLSLLLVSVLWGCTNPFLKRGTTGIENVTKTNRVSQLLAEVKFLFLNLKYLVPFLLNQSGSLVYYYTLSTTELSLAVPVANSLTFLCTLLTGKLLGEEFGGKRDVAGMFLTMAGITLCGISSIDDKDTGTQNMTQVVH